The genomic region AGTTAAGCCTTTATCAATTAGATTATTAATTAACTGATAACGATCGCTACCTGGTTCCGACAAACTTACTTTCTCTTTATTTTCAATAGTTAAGCCTTTATCAATTAGATTATTAATTAACTGATAACGATCGCTACCTGGCTCTGGCGAACTTACTTTCCCTTGGTCTTCTTTTTTTGTTTCTACCAATAAAGTTTTTACCAACAAAGATTTCTTCTTTTCTTTATTTATCACTTTAAGCTGGTTAATTTTTTCCGTGGCTACTTTTACCTCTTCTTTTAATTCTTTTACTTTATCTTCCAAGATATTAATATTAAGATTAGAGATTCGGTTAAATTCTCTCACTAATTCTAACATCTTCTCGTAAGAAGAATCTTTTTCATTATCTTGGTTGGTTTTTTTTGAATATAATTTAATTAAGCGCCAGTATAGTCCCACCACTATTATTAAGTTGATCATTAAAAGCAAAAGTAATAACTTCAAGAAAACATCCTAATTTTATTTGTAGCATACAGGTATCAGCCATCAACTTTCAGTTATTATCCTGACTACTGACACCTGACAACTAAACGTTGACTATTTTAAGACATCAATTAATCTGCCCTTGGTAGGATCTTTTGGCAAATCCTCTTTCTTTCCCTCTTCCTCTTCCTCTTTCTTTTTTCTTTCTCCTGGGGAATAACCACTACCTCTTTTTCCTTCAGGTTCTACTTTTTCACTTTCGGGTTGGTTAGCAGCTTCAACTTTTGTTTGCTGGATTCTGGCTTTCTCTACGGCTTTTTTATCAGCGTGATGCTGGCTATCAATAGGTGCTTGTTGGGCTGCTTGTTGTAAATTACTAACATTTGTTTGCTGAGCAATATTTACTTGAAAATCAAGAGGTTGAATAGCCATTTTTACTTTCCTTGATCTGTAAACGTTTAGCCTCTCCTTGGCCTTTACCTTCTTAATTGTCCTCTTCTTTTCCTTTAGTTATTTTAGGTTCTTCATAAGATAATACTTTAATCTGACCTACTTTTACTACAAAGGTAGAATATTTATATTCTTTTTTAAGAAATAAAGGCACAGTCCGAATGCACATCTTTACTCCTGGATAAATTATATTAAAAACACTAACCTTTCCCCCCGTTTCGGCAGAAAGTTCTTTTTGTAAAGAAATTAATCTTTCTGTAGTATCTCTTAATTTAGTCATTAATAAATTTTGAGCTCTTAAATGCTGAGCTAAAAGTTCTTCTTTTTCAGGAGAAAGTCGACTTCCAGAAAATTCTTTCTGTTTCACCAAGGTTTTTATTCCTAATTTTAATTCGTTAAAACTTTTCTTGTCAGTTTCAATCTCTTTTTCTAAATTAACAATACTTTCTCGACTATTAGGGGAAAGTCCTACTTCAACGCTAGTTTCTACTTCAGCCCAAGAACCAATAGTCCGAGCGTTTATTTCATCTTTAGCCCTTATCCTGCCTCCTAAAATTACTCCTTTTTTCCCGCCGTAAACAATAACTCGATTTTCAGCATCTACATTACTATGTATAATAGCTTCGCTTACTATCACATCTTTGCCTGCTACAACCACGGCATTCTCAATAAACTTAGCCACAACATTTCTCCCAGCTTTAATAAAACCTTCTCCTTTTCCAATTATTCCACTTTGGACTCTTATATCTCCTGCGGCCTCTATAGTAGCTTTTTCTACACACCCTTTTACTTCTACATCTCCTCCCGATTTAACATAAAAACCATCTCTAACGTTACCACCCACGATAACTGACCCTGCAAATTCAACATTTCCTACATCATAACCAACATCGCCCTTTATTTCATATGCCTGTTCTACATCAATTCTTGATTCACTCCAAATGATTCTGCCTGTCTTTCCAGCAAAAAGCGTTAGATTGTCATCCGAAGCATAGGTATTCCTTCCCATGGGAAGAGAAATATCTTTTCCTTCTTCTGCGGGAATCTCTTTTCCAGTAATAGTTTTACCATGCTTACCAGCGGTAGCTGGCATCTTTACTGCTATAATTTGACCTTCTTGAATATTTTCAATTAGATTTAGTTGTCGATAATCTATGCGACCGTTATCTTTTTCTGTAAAGTGAACCTTATCTCTAGTCGCATCAAATCTATAATCAATTATGGCATCATTTCCTTTAACAGGAGAAGTTCCTTTAGCTACTAAGATAGCTCGATGAAGTTCTCTTTTAGGATCTCTACAAATATCTTCAATTACTTCTTCCTCGTACCCATGTGTTACCCCTTGCTCTTTTAATAAGTTTTTAATCTCTTCAGGGATAACTTTAAATAATACTCCTTGAGGTGGAGGGGCAATGGTTAAGTAAGCACTCATTTCATCTTCCATGATTTCCACAATTAAGCATCCTTGCTTCTTTTCTTCTTGGATTTCTCCAACTTTAACAGGAAGACCAGCACTTTCTTCTACCGCCTGTTCGACTATATCTAGATCAATGTCTGTTAGTCCTCGTTCTTTGATGTGGAGCAAGATACTTTCTACGTTTACTTTCTCTCCTTCTCCTACCGGTGAATAGACTGTTAAAAATGCACCTTGAGAAGAAGTAGTGATTTTAAAATAACCATCTAAGTTCCAACTCTTCTTAGTCAATTTATTCCCTCTTTCTTGATACTAACTTTTAATTTTTAAGTTAACTTAGAATATTTCATGCAACCTTTACTCGAGCAGGGACAAGCCTCATCGCCTATATTTAGTTCCATGTATTCTATATATCATAAAATGTATCGTAAGCTAATATTTTTCAAATGTCTCATTATAACTAAGTTATAATTAAGCTATTTTCAAACACCGCTAAATTTTCGCCAACCAATTTTCATTGGGTATATCTTAACTAATTACCTCTTTAAATACCATTCTATGTTTACTAAGGTAACCACGTAATCTTAAAATTATCTTGGTATGCAATTGAGATACTCGAGATTCAGTAATTCCAAGCACTTCTCCAATTTCTTTTAAGGTAAGTTCTTCATAATAATAAAGGGCAATTACTTCTCTTTCTCGCTGAGGAAGTCTTTCCATAGCTTCTATTAATAACTTTTTTGCTTCTTCCTTTTCGGTAATAACTTCTGGGGTTTGACTTACGGGTCCTTCAATGGTCTCTATTACCGACACTTCGTTATCGTCGCTAATAGGGCAGATATCATCTAAAGACAAGAGGGTAGTTCCGCTAACTTCTGAGATCATTTTATTTAACTCTCCTATCGTAATACCTAATTCTTTAACTACCTCTTCATCAGTAGCCGGTCTTCCTAATTTATGTTCTAAATTAGCATAAATTATTTCTAATTCCTTACTTTTTTGACGAACAGAACGAGGAACCCAGTCAATTATTCGAAGTTCATCAAGAATAGCCCCTCTAATTCTTTGAATAGCATAGGTTTTAAACTTAATATTTTGATTAAGATCAAACTTTTCAATAGCATCAATTAAACCTATAATACCATAATGAACTAAGTCATTAAATTCTACGATAGGAGGGGTATTCATTGCAATTCTACCAGCAATATACTTTACCAAGGAAGCATACCTAAGAATAATTTCCTCTCTTAGTTCTTCTTTTAAGATTTCATCCTCAGTTTCTTTATAAACTCTCCATAATTCTTCTTCTTTTAGCTTTGTTTTCAACATGAACTTAGTCCTTGTCCAGATTATATTATAATTTGAAGATATATCCGCAGATTACGCAGATATAAACTTAGTCCTTGTCCAGATTATATTATAATTTGACCATAATAGCTACGATTAGTAAGACAATCATAATTAAAATAGCTAAGTCTACCGGTCTTAAGGGTAGAGGTGTAATTATCTTTTCTTTAATGGCTGTAGGAGTAAGCTTACTTAATAAGTTCTTTTTTTTATCTGGAAATCCTCCAAGAGAAGATTTAATCTTTACATTCTTAGAAACTACTGTGGTGCCTATAATCCCAGGACCAAACCTAACTTGCACTTTAATTTTATCAAATCCTACAGGAGTAAGGTCTTCTATATTGGCCACCGTAGAAATAATCTTATCTTTATCCCTTGCCCCCATTAACCCGGCTAAATATTGACCGATGGTAGTAGTATCGATTATTCTTACCGTTAAGCAATCACCAGGCTTTAATTCTGTAACTAATATACCACTGACTGGAGAGAGAATTAAGGCTATTTGTAAGGAAATTTCAGGAGCTAAGGAAGCTACTTCTGTTTTATTTAAAGTTTCTTCTTCTGAAGGTATTTTTTCTTTAGTCGCCTTTTTTTCAAGATAATCCCTCTCGAGCACCGTAAGTTGGTTAACATCCAAAACTAAATCTATGTTAGGGTCATCTAATAATCTTCCAATTTGAATACTTAAAATCCCTTTTAGTTCACTTATTTCAGAAGAGGCTAATGATTTAAAGATATTCTTTTTTTCCTCACTATTAACGTTATTGAATAAATCAATAAGATCATGATGAAGTTTAGCCATCTTTTTATTAGAGAGTTCACTCTTTCTAAGGCTAGCACTGTGAATATATTTTTCTAATTCGTCCCAATTACAGCCTATATCCCACTGGCAAAGTAAGGCATTTCTAGAGACTATTAAATCTAATTTTTTAATCTCTTGACCAATGTTATCAGCTTGAATTAAAAACAATCCGTATAACTTTTCAGTTTTACAAGCAAATCTTCCTTTAATAATAAAAGTATTTTTACTTGAAAGAGAAGTAATAATGGAAATAGCTTGCTCTAAATCTCTATTGTTAGATCTTAATATTGATTCAGCTTGTTCTTGGTTACAACCAGTTTTTTCTATTAATAAGGAAACCTGATCATTAAAATTATCTTTTTCCATATCTCAAAATTTATTTTTCATATATTTTATATAAAGATA from bacterium harbors:
- a CDS encoding FapA family protein; translation: MTKKSWNLDGYFKITTSSQGAFLTVYSPVGEGEKVNVESILLHIKERGLTDIDLDIVEQAVEESAGLPVKVGEIQEEKKQGCLIVEIMEDEMSAYLTIAPPPQGVLFKVIPEEIKNLLKEQGVTHGYEEEVIEDICRDPKRELHRAILVAKGTSPVKGNDAIIDYRFDATRDKVHFTEKDNGRIDYRQLNLIENIQEGQIIAVKMPATAGKHGKTITGKEIPAEEGKDISLPMGRNTYASDDNLTLFAGKTGRIIWSESRIDVEQAYEIKGDVGYDVGNVEFAGSVIVGGNVRDGFYVKSGGDVEVKGCVEKATIEAAGDIRVQSGIIGKGEGFIKAGRNVVAKFIENAVVVAGKDVIVSEAIIHSNVDAENRVIVYGGKKGVILGGRIRAKDEINARTIGSWAEVETSVEVGLSPNSRESIVNLEKEIETDKKSFNELKLGIKTLVKQKEFSGSRLSPEKEELLAQHLRAQNLLMTKLRDTTERLISLQKELSAETGGKVSVFNIIYPGVKMCIRTVPLFLKKEYKYSTFVVKVGQIKVLSYEEPKITKGKEEDN
- the whiG gene encoding RNA polymerase sigma factor WhiG, producing the protein MLKTKLKEEELWRVYKETEDEILKEELREEIILRYASLVKYIAGRIAMNTPPIVEFNDLVHYGIIGLIDAIEKFDLNQNIKFKTYAIQRIRGAILDELRIIDWVPRSVRQKSKELEIIYANLEHKLGRPATDEEVVKELGITIGELNKMISEVSGTTLLSLDDICPISDDNEVSVIETIEGPVSQTPEVITEKEEAKKLLIEAMERLPQREREVIALYYYEELTLKEIGEVLGITESRVSQLHTKIILRLRGYLSKHRMVFKEVIS